One genomic segment of Virgibacillus doumboii includes these proteins:
- the ribD gene encoding bifunctional diaminohydroxyphosphoribosylaminopyrimidine deaminase/5-amino-6-(5-phosphoribosylamino)uracil reductase RibD, which translates to MNDENYMQFALDLARSVSGQTSPNPPVGSAVVKNGEILGFGAHLKAGEAHAEIHALHMAGEKAKGATIYVTLEPCSHHGKTPPCADLIIEKGISRAVIAVMDPNEKVAGRGIEKLRSAGIEVELGVLQAKAETTNAMFFHYTQTKTPYVTMKSAVSLDGKTATHTGDSKWVTGEAARLDVHHYRHTHDAILVGVNTVLADNPSLTTRLLNGGKNPIRIILDTNLRTPLDAVVLNDQQAETWIVTGQEVTEQEIAHYNQKNGVAVVQLEQMDVDAVLQYLGSKGIMSLFVEGGASVNGSFLEKRRINQLITYMAPKLIGGKTAPTSIGGDGIDYMKDSLSMDIKHVEMIDEDIKIIADPRKDDSDVHRNN; encoded by the coding sequence TTGAACGATGAAAACTATATGCAATTTGCTTTAGATCTTGCCCGTTCTGTTTCCGGTCAGACAAGTCCCAATCCTCCAGTCGGGTCTGCCGTTGTGAAAAATGGCGAGATACTCGGGTTTGGAGCACATCTGAAAGCAGGTGAGGCGCACGCGGAAATACATGCGCTGCATATGGCGGGAGAGAAGGCAAAAGGTGCAACGATATATGTCACACTTGAACCGTGCAGTCATCATGGAAAAACACCGCCATGTGCTGATCTGATTATTGAAAAAGGGATTAGCCGTGCAGTCATCGCGGTTATGGACCCGAATGAAAAAGTGGCTGGACGCGGGATTGAGAAACTGCGATCAGCCGGGATAGAAGTGGAATTGGGTGTTTTACAGGCTAAGGCTGAAACAACCAATGCGATGTTTTTCCATTATACCCAAACGAAAACACCGTATGTCACCATGAAATCTGCTGTTAGTCTGGACGGGAAAACGGCGACACATACAGGTGACAGTAAATGGGTTACTGGTGAGGCTGCACGTCTTGATGTTCATCATTACCGACATACCCATGATGCGATTCTCGTCGGAGTAAACACCGTCCTGGCTGACAATCCCAGCCTGACAACGCGGCTTCTGAATGGCGGGAAAAACCCGATACGAATTATTTTGGATACAAACCTAAGGACACCATTGGATGCAGTTGTTTTAAATGATCAGCAAGCAGAAACTTGGATTGTTACCGGCCAGGAAGTAACGGAGCAGGAAATTGCACATTATAATCAAAAGAATGGTGTAGCAGTTGTCCAGCTTGAGCAAATGGATGTTGATGCTGTTTTGCAATACTTGGGAAGCAAAGGAATCATGTCGCTGTTTGTGGAAGGCGGGGCATCTGTAAACGGTTCCTTTTTGGAAAAAAGGCGGATTAATCAGCTTATAACGTATATGGCACCAAAGCTTATCGGCGGCAAAACCGCTCCAACCTCAATAGGTGGAGATGGTATTGACTATATGAAAGACAGTTTATCGATGGATATCAAGCATGTTGAGATGATTGATGAAG
- a CDS encoding P1 family peptidase, whose translation MQLPKGKTNCITDVEGVKVGHVTLYEKINEQKTVCTGVTAILPHDSNLFYKKIRAASSVINGYGKTAGLVQVDELGLLESPIMLTNTFSVGAVWQGTLQYMLDTNPEIGNTTSSLNVVVGECNDSYLNSVRLQSVKPEHAIQAIKNASDKPVEEGAVGAGKGTVCFEYKGGIGTASREVEEYTIGCLVLSNFGKREDALFADFEKIKMETPDGSIMMIIATDAPLYDRQLKRLAKRCTAGLGRTGSIIGHGSGDIAIAFSTAETYEHQAESPVESVMFLRDDQPVMNKLFQAVVETTEEAVINSLRNAETTEGRKGRVVEKAPLE comes from the coding sequence ATGCAACTGCCAAAAGGAAAAACTAACTGTATCACCGATGTCGAAGGTGTAAAAGTCGGACATGTAACATTATATGAGAAAATTAACGAACAAAAAACTGTTTGTACCGGAGTGACTGCTATCCTGCCACACGACAGCAATCTTTTTTATAAAAAAATACGGGCAGCAAGTTCAGTCATCAACGGCTATGGTAAAACTGCCGGCCTCGTGCAGGTTGACGAGCTGGGACTGCTGGAATCACCAATCATGCTGACAAATACATTCAGTGTCGGCGCTGTCTGGCAGGGAACCCTCCAGTATATGCTTGATACAAATCCGGAAATCGGTAATACAACAAGCTCACTTAATGTTGTCGTCGGGGAATGCAATGACAGCTATTTGAATTCGGTACGGCTTCAATCTGTAAAGCCGGAGCATGCCATTCAGGCGATCAAAAATGCCAGTGATAAACCTGTTGAGGAAGGGGCTGTTGGAGCCGGGAAAGGAACCGTCTGCTTCGAATATAAAGGCGGGATTGGAACGGCGTCACGTGAAGTTGAAGAATATACAATCGGCTGTCTTGTGTTGAGTAATTTTGGCAAGCGGGAGGATGCTCTGTTCGCGGATTTCGAGAAAATAAAAATGGAAACTCCAGATGGATCCATCATGATGATCATCGCAACTGATGCGCCACTTTATGACCGCCAGTTAAAACGCCTTGCCAAACGATGCACAGCCGGACTGGGCAGAACCGGAAGCATTATTGGTCACGGCAGCGGTGATATTGCAATTGCGTTTTCAACTGCCGAGACATATGAGCATCAAGCTGAGTCACCTGTCGAATCAGTGATGTTTCTTCGGGACGACCAGCCTGTAATGAATAAGCTGTTCCAAGCAGTTGTTGAAACAACCGAGGAAGCCGTTATCAATTCGCTGCGCAATGCTGAGACAACAGAAGGGCGGAAAGGACGCGTCGTGGAAAAAGCGCCATTGGAGTGA
- a CDS encoding VC0807 family protein, with protein MNKKLIILDIICYAALPFIIWRYGRDLMGDYPAMLISTIPGFIYTIYRFIVEREFNIGGFFIIGSLFIGTTVDLLSGSAEQMLWNGIYLGLFYVLVHLIALIFRRPLALYFAVDAMYLQGYPRKNSTSLYYEKGIFMWFQLIQVIFIVRGLFMAGLKTWLLQKYGVDGYEQMLIYRQISGWFFGLLITAGFFYTSVPIRKYLEKMQGAEQSESV; from the coding sequence ATGAATAAAAAACTGATTATCCTCGACATTATCTGTTATGCTGCACTGCCATTTATCATCTGGAGATATGGCAGGGATCTGATGGGTGATTATCCAGCTATGCTGATATCGACTATCCCGGGCTTTATCTATACCATTTACCGATTTATAGTCGAACGGGAATTTAATATTGGCGGATTTTTTATAATTGGTTCTTTGTTCATTGGTACAACAGTCGACCTTTTGTCCGGCTCGGCTGAACAGATGTTGTGGAATGGGATTTATCTTGGACTCTTCTATGTGCTGGTTCATTTGATTGCGCTGATCTTCAGGCGTCCGCTTGCATTGTATTTTGCAGTGGATGCTATGTACTTGCAAGGATATCCAAGAAAAAATAGCACCTCTTTATACTACGAAAAAGGTATTTTTATGTGGTTTCAGTTGATACAAGTTATCTTTATTGTACGCGGATTATTCATGGCCGGCTTAAAAACATGGCTGCTTCAGAAATATGGAGTAGATGGATATGAGCAGATGTTGATATACCGGCAAATAAGCGGCTGGTTTTTTGGGTTGTTAATTACTGCTGGGTTCTTCTATACTAGTGTTCCAATCCGTAAATATTTAGAAAAGATGCAGGGTGCGGAACAGTCGGAATCGGTGTGA